In the genome of Geminocystis sp. M7585_C2015_104, the window GGCGTGGAAGTTAAATACAGAAAGAAGGAGATGTCAGTAAGTTTTATCAGATGAGCCAGTGAGATAGAGAAGGCATTCAGGTGTGCTTATGAGGATTCTGAGAGGTTATGTTCCATAATTTACGTCATTCAAGAGGGGGTGCCCATGAATTGAACTATTACCTGCCCCTCTCCAAAGACTTGGGCTATTTGACTGACAGCCAGTTTAAAGCAATGAATAAAGAAATTACCGCAATAATTAGAATGCTAAACTCCCTAATAAACTCTTTGAGAAAAAAAATTAATCCCCTATACCCTATCCCTTATCCCCTACACCCCTACAAACAAAAAACATCCCCACAAGGGGGAGACAAGGACAAAGCTATGGCACAATTCCCAAAATCGCCAACATTTGGTACTATGTGGTAGTAGTAGTAGTAGTAGTTAAGTATTGGTACAAGAGAGGGGAAGATTTAAAGCCGCCGCGGGTGGGTCTTTCCCTCAGTTTTTTGTAGTTATACCTGAAGGGAATCCAGAGCCTTTTCTACCCGACGGAAGTCAAATCCCAATGCCCTCAGAGAATGCCAAAGATGTCCTTGGAGGAAGAAGAAGGCCAGGAAGAAATGAGCATTGGCTAACCAGCAACGGGTGGTGTGTTGGCCAAAAGGAAGTTCGATAGTGTCTGCAAAGTAGGGTGCAATGCCCAATTTTACCTCCAAGGCAGGCCCGTAAAACTCCACTGGATAGG includes:
- a CDS encoding four helix bundle protein, producing the protein MFHNLRHSRGGAHELNYYLPLSKDLGYLTDSQFKAMNKEITAIIRMLNSLINSLRKKINPLYPIPYPLHPYKQKTSPQGGDKDKAMAQFPKSPTFGTMW